Proteins from one Pyrobaculum neutrophilum V24Sta genomic window:
- a CDS encoding 30S ribosomal protein S15, which translates to MPHRSRSKRGRSRSVRPAHPTVPTWIQYTPDEVEQLAVELARRGFRPSQIGLILRDQYGIPLVKPITGKKLTRILAEHGVRQELPEDLLNLIRRALRIRKHLEEHPKDMSSRRGLQLVESKIHRLVKYYKRVGKLPPDFVYNPEALSHLAT; encoded by the coding sequence GTGCCACATAGGTCTAGGAGCAAAAGAGGTCGCTCGAGGTCGGTGAGGCCGGCACACCCGACTGTGCCCACGTGGATACAGTACACCCCCGACGAGGTTGAGCAGCTGGCGGTGGAGCTCGCCCGCCGCGGCTTCCGGCCCTCTCAAATAGGCCTAATACTGAGGGATCAATACGGCATCCCGCTGGTTAAGCCCATAACTGGGAAGAAGCTGACTAGGATTCTTGCTGAGCACGGGGTTAGGCAGGAGCTACCCGAGGATCTGCTCAACTTGATAAGGAGGGCGCTGAGGATAAGGAAGCACCTCGAGGAGCATCCCAAGGACATGTCCTCGCGGAGGGGTCTGCAACTGGTTGAGTCCAAGATACATAGGCTTGTGAAGTACTACAAGAGGGTGGGGAAGCTGCCGCCGGACTTCGTATATAACCCAGAGGCCCTCTCCCACCTAGCCACCTAG